The sequence CCTCGCCGTCGCCCAACCCCCGCAGCCAGGCGATCAGTTCGGCGACCCGGCCGCCGCTCCAGCTGCTCGGCTCGGCCACCCGGCGTCCCGCGTCGTCCAGGACCTCGACCCGGTAGCCCGTCTCCGTCCAGGCGATGCCCGCGTACCGCTTGCTCATCGGCCCTCCAGCGCGATCGCCTTGTCCACGATCAGCCGCTCGGCCCCGCGGAGGAAGCGCTCCATCCCCGTACGGCTGATGACGGCCGGGTCGGCGGTCATGGCCAGGTCCAGGGCGCCCGGGGCGGTCAGCGCGTCCACCGCGATCGAGACGTTCTTCCGGGGCAGGAACTCGGTCGGCCAGCGCAGCTCGGTCCGGCCGGTCAGCTCGCTCAGCGGGACATCCGGCCGCTCCACGGTGTCGAACGGGGTGACGGCCGGGTCACGGGTGTCGTTCCACCAGTACGAGTGGTCGGCGGCCGCCTCCTTCTCGATCAGCCCCGCCACCTCGCGGTCCAGCGCCCACTTGTCGTACGCGGCATGGCGGAACGCGCTGAACGCGACGGACCGGGTCCGCCGCACCGCGTCCTCGAAGTCCCGGTCCGCGTCGGTGAGCCGGAACAGCGCCTCCTGCGCCACCGTGGAGACCGCGGCGGCGGCGGCCGGCTGGAACCGGTTGCCCACCACCACCTGGAGGAGCACCTCGCTGCTCCCCGACGACAGCGCCAGCTGGTGGGAGACCGCGCCCAGCAGCACGGCGGCATCGCTCACCCCGAACTCCTCGGCCACCCGCCCGACGGCCACCGCCAGCGCGGGCGAGCGCAGCAGCGCGTTGGGGAAGCGCCGGGCCGGGTCGCCCGCGAGTTCCGGGGCGGCGGGGTTCCGGAAGATCTGCCGGGGGCCGGCCGTCAGCTGGTCGACCCAGTAGCGGCGGGCCGCCTCGTCGCGGCGGCGGCCCAGCGGGGACGCCTGGACCTCGGCGGCCTCCAGGGGCTGGAGGGCGGGGCGGGATTCGCGCAGCGACGCGGCGGTCGCGCCCGCCTGGACCGCCTCCAGGTCGCGGAGCAGCCGGCCCAGACCCCAGTAGTCCATCCCGGTGTGGGCGCCGACCAGCACCAACCGGTGGACCAGGCCGCCGCTCTCCACCAGGCCGACCCGCAGGGGCCACTCCCGGGTGTGGTCGAAGGAGCGCCCGGCCAGCTGCCCCAGCAGGGCGGCGCTCACCTCCGGGGCCAGCTCCGCCGAGCTCGTACGCAGCTCCACGGGAAGATCACCGCTGCCGTCCACGACCTGCTCCAGACCGTCCTCGCCGTGCGGCAGGAAGCGGGTGTGCAGGCTGTCGTGGAGCAGGAGCAGCTCCTTGAGGTCCGCGAGCACACGCGCGATCGGGCGTGGCGGGGAGACGGGGAGTTCGACCGGCAGGTTGTACCGGGGGGCGTCGTCGCCGAGCCGGGACACGACCCCCCAGATCGCCCGCTGCCCCCAGGTCGCCGGGCCGCTCCCGGCTCTCGCGGAGTCCAGCCTGATGGTCGGGTCCTCGGCCGTCGTCATCGTCTTCCCGCCTTCCTTTCCCTTGCCTCGTCTGCCTCGTCGATGTCCGTGGTGGCGCGCTGCGGTGGTGGTTCTCTGCTGGGGCTCTCTGCCCTGGCTTTCTGCTGGGGCCGGGCCGGACGCCTCGCCGCGTCCGGCCCGTACACCCCCTAGGCGGCGGTGGCGGCGAAGAGCGCCACATGCGTGCGGCCGGAGCGCGGGTCCGTGTCGCACAGCACGATCCGCCGGTACGCGCGCTGCCACTCCTGCCAGTGGTCGGCCAGCTCCAGCCAGAGGCTGGTGCAGTAGCTGCCCGGGGCCACCCGGTGCACCGCGCCATGGGCGGGCACGTCCCCGGTGACCCAGGGGCCGAGGACCAGCAGCGTCCCGTCCTCCTCCCCCTCCCCCAGCTCCCGGCCGAGGGCGGCCGCCGCCG is a genomic window of Streptomyces sp. SID8374 containing:
- a CDS encoding condensation domain-containing protein; this encodes MTTAEDPTIRLDSARAGSGPATWGQRAIWGVVSRLGDDAPRYNLPVELPVSPPRPIARVLADLKELLLLHDSLHTRFLPHGEDGLEQVVDGSGDLPVELRTSSAELAPEVSAALLGQLAGRSFDHTREWPLRVGLVESGGLVHRLVLVGAHTGMDYWGLGRLLRDLEAVQAGATAASLRESRPALQPLEAAEVQASPLGRRRDEAARRYWVDQLTAGPRQIFRNPAAPELAGDPARRFPNALLRSPALAVAVGRVAEEFGVSDAAVLLGAVSHQLALSSGSSEVLLQVVVGNRFQPAAAAAVSTVAQEALFRLTDADRDFEDAVRRTRSVAFSAFRHAAYDKWALDREVAGLIEKEAAADHSYWWNDTRDPAVTPFDTVERPDVPLSELTGRTELRWPTEFLPRKNVSIAVDALTAPGALDLAMTADPAVISRTGMERFLRGAERLIVDKAIALEGR